From one Electrophorus electricus isolate fEleEle1 chromosome 20, fEleEle1.pri, whole genome shotgun sequence genomic stretch:
- the si:ch211-222l21.1 gene encoding prothymosin alpha isoform X1 translates to MADTAVDTTTAPEITAKELKEKKDAVEEVEEVAKENGSGDAPANGSGTTTNGASHEETNKEEKEAEEPASEQESAVEKAAEDEADSQAVKRPADEEESVETKKQKTDENGESTEAEVKA, encoded by the exons ATGGCCGATACTGCTGTAGATACGACCACTGCCCCAGAGATTACTGCAAAG gagctgaaggaaaaaaaagacgCGGTAGAAGAGGTCGAGGAGGTCGCGAAAGAGAACGGCAGTGGGGATGCACCTGCCAATGGCAGTGGAACAACA acCAACGGTGCTTCTCATGAAGAAACCaacaaagaggaaaaggaaGCTGAGGAGC CAGCCTCAGAGCAGGAGAGTGCCGTGGAGAAGGCTGCGGAAGATGAGGCAGATAGTCAGGCGGTGAAACGTCCAGCGGATGAAGAG GAGTCAgttgaaacaaagaaacagaagacagatGAGAATGGAGAGTCCACGGAAGCTGAAGTGAAAGCCTAA
- the slc45a1 gene encoding proton-associated sugar transporter A isoform X1, producing MMSSPGMGTPSDPLLTSPGGDRFGAAQDGAWRPTISKTSSFPTSTTRHLSHRANSFQRQPKCRKLIRPSPPPPPNTPCPLDQLDLSGLPPRRTFPELLFNGCILFGIEFSYAMETAYVTPVLLQMGLPDQFYSLVWFISPILGFLLQPILGAWSDRCTSRFGRRRPFILALAIGALLGLTLVLNGRDIGSALADTAVNHKWGIVLTICGVVLMDFSADSADNPSHAYMMDVCSPEDQDRGLNIHALLAGLGGGFGYIVGGVNWDHTEFGVWMGGQLRVIYLFTSITLMATTALTLTSIPERPLPQNHTLNKSPRNLKSPSLPLPPSPPAPTGAATHPEEEEEEEYEDLYSYQFSGRRYPDSLGHSSSANARLCAGLTSPISPLSPLTPKYGSFISRENTLMGLNEFASSLGTSYIDSVLIDCYTGQQTPQLLEPESVAPPVPPGDTPIAHESEPMDTPTLTCDLQQRESLQKTGSMQGTRWLQVNEEAQAAECLGQSETLDATAALPAFGGLQRGGASGILKRPQSLALMDEPLPGPSSGLENGRRRTVTFSQQVANILLNGMRYDSNLCDSTDTIDTQMSMKLLCIAIYRMPPSLRSLCTNHFLGWLSFEGMLLFYTDFMGEVVFGGDPKAAHDSEAYQRYNAGVTMGCWGMCIYAFSAAFYSAILEKLEEHFSLRTLYVFAYLAFGLGTGLTTLSTNVYVVLSLCVTYGVLFSSLCTLPYSLLCEYYQSPQFCGSSVDGTRRGMGVDISLLSCQYFLAQILVSVAMGPLTSLVGGAQGVMYFASLMSFVGCLYSSLCVVYQLPPPEGEHPQSESQPLLVHI from the exons ATGATGTCGTCTCCTGGAATGGGTACCCCCAGTGACCCCCTTTTAACCAGTCCCGGGGGGGACCGGTTTGGGGCGGCCCAAGATGGCGCCTGGAGACCAACCATATCCAAGACCTCGAGCTTCCCGACGTCCACCACACGGCACCTCAGCCACAGAGCTAACAGCTTCCAGAGACAGCCAAAGTGTCGGAAGCTGATCCGACCGTCTCCACCTCCGCCCCCCAACACGCCATGCCCCCTGGACCAGCTGGACCTCAGCGGACTGCCGCCCCGACGCACCTTCCCGGAGCTGCTCTTCAACGGCTGCATCCTGTTCGGCATCGAGTTCAGCTACGCCATGGAGACAGCATACGTCACCCCTGTGCTCCTCCAGATGGGCCTTCCAGATCAATTCTACAGCCTTGTGTGGTTCATCAGTCCCATATTAG GGTTCTTACTTCAGCCCATCCTTGGGGCGTGGAGCGATCGGTGCACATCACGCTTTGGCCGGCGGAGACCTTTTATCTTGGCCTTAGCCATCG GCGCTCTGCTTGGTCTAACCTTGGTGTTGAATGGGCGGGACATTGGATCAGCATTGGCAGACACTGCTGTCAATCACAAGTGGGGCATTGTGCTGACAATTTGTGGCGTGGTTCTAATGGACTTCAGTGCAGACTCTGCTGATAACCCTAGCCACGCCTACATGATGGATGTGTGCAGTCCAGAAGACCAGGACAGGGGCCTCAACATCCATGCTTTACTCGCAG GTCTGGGTGGTGGATTTGGATACATCGTGGGCGGAGTAAACTGGGACCACACTGAGTTTGGGGTTTGGATGGGAGGTCAGCTTCGGGTCATTTACCTGTTCACTAGCATAACCCTGATGGCCACCACAGCTTTGACCCTCACGAGTATACCTGAGCGACCTCTTCCACAAAACCACACCCTGAACAAAAGCCCCAGGAACTTGAAGAGCCCGAGCCTTCCCCTGCCCCCATCTCCTCCTGCCCCCACCGGAGCTGCCACCCACccagaagaggaggaagaagaggagtaCGAAGACCTGTACAGTTACCAGTTCTCTGGCCGCAGGTATCCGGACTCCTTGGGGCACTCAAGCAGTGCCAACGCGAGGCTATGTGCCGGGCTCACCAGTCCCATCTCCCCTCTCAGCCCGTTAACACCAAAATACGGAAGCTTTATCAGCCGAGAAAACACGCTCATGGGCCTCAATGAGTTTGCCTCATCTCTGGGAACGTCGTACATCGACAGTGTTCTGATTGACTGCTACACTGGGCAGCAGACGCCCCAACTACTGGAGCCCGAATCAGTAGCCCCACCCGTTCCCCCCGGAGACACCCCCATTGCTCATGAGTCTGAGCCGATGGATACGCCCACTCTGACATGTGATTTGCAGCAAAGAGAATCATTGCAAAAGACCGGCAGCATGCAGGGAACCCGTTGGTTACAGGTGAATGAAGAGGCACAAGCTGCCGAATGTTTGGGGCAGAGTGAGACGTTGGACGCCACTGCAGCTCTGCCAGCCTTTGGAGGGCTACAGAGGGGAGGAGCCTCCGGCATCCTGAAACGCCCTCAGAGTCTGGCCTTAATGGACGAGCCGTTACCTGGGCCCAGCAGCGGCCTGGAGAACGGACGCAGGCGGACGGTCACGTTCAGTCAACAG GTAGCAAACATCCTCCTGAATGGGATGCGCTATGACAGTAACCTATGTGACAGCACTGACACTATAGACACTCAGATGTCTATGAAGCTACTCTGCATCGCCATCTACAGGATGCCCCCATCACTACGCAGCCTGTGCACCAACCACTTCCTGG GCTGGTTATCCTTCGAGGGGATGCTGCTTTTCTATACAGACTTCATGGGGGAGGTGGTGTTTGGGGGTGACCCCAAAGCGGCCCACGACTCCGAAGCGTACCAGCGCTACAATGCCGGCGTCACCATGGGTTGCTGGGgcatgtgcatatatgcattCAGTGCTGCTTTTTATTCAG CTATcctggagaagctggaggagcACTTCTCGCTGCGCACGCTGTACGTCTTCGCCTACCTGGCATTCGGCCTGGGCACCGGCCTCACCACGCTCTCCACCAACGTGTACGTGgtgctctccctctgtgtcaccTATGGAGTGCTCTTCTCTTCCCTCTGCACCCTGCCTTACTCACTGCTCTGTGAGTACTACCAAAGCCCACAG TTCTGTGGCTCGTCAGTGGATGGGACTAGACGAGGGATGGGAGTAGACATCTCTCTACTAAGCTGCCAGTACTTCCTGGCCCAGATTTTGGTCTCTGTGGCGATGGGGCCTCTGACCTCACTGGTGGGCGGGGCCCAGGGCGTGATGTACTTTGCCAGCCTGATGTCGTTTGTAGGCTGCCTGTATTCCtcgctgtgtgtggtgtaccAGCTGCCACCTCCAGAGGGTGAGCACCCCCAGAGTGAGAGTCAGCCACTACTGGTGCACATTTAA
- the ccdc114 gene encoding coiled-coil domain-containing protein 114 has product MPRGRSATSVHSDSSEMDFDGIAETEIGKLQRQFRIMEGDRQAYSIQSQEILRKQRLEMEKLRKEQEELQKRLCVSDSDAHRLSDDQNGRRLRSLLTQGNELQEELEQERRSQTELEKEILNVEKKLAELRKGEVSASSTQQSLVRHTRKATCTLENKLDRALVRFNQQLTRNRHLREELETLRVERLRFQQLYHKLDKELQEVRREAGDVISTSTAAYDARLEAQSKMMMMKEKAVKDLAQYSSEVKELERVITHERHLREFMTTKSKERSNRGNTQELIRRQELKAQQRADSGEESMETLEDVFQRIQKVTEEEDLEKLVNRFLQVEDKNFALFNYVNEQNTQAETLRDEISQIKEEMERFRVEGVRQVEEHHMALKQVEEQQREAESHALEYEAQANIIGKVLDQIKTGVNSIFIKINCDHAMVDDWLDSSSRIRDSSIMSYLSLVEQRTSQLLTLQAFLNSKDLEKDYDPKMVAQCLLGQNPELQKETAVIRPAGTGEDNDSEESLFTDEDDRPLTQEELRQRIMNIVLRKEGGFSAERGKEEKFSKLGTLTSQRHHSLEL; this is encoded by the exons ATGCCGCGTGGACGATCAGCAACAAGTGTTCACTCTGACAGCAGTGAAATGGATTTTGATGGAATTG CGGAGACAGAGATAGGGAAACTCCAGAGGCAGTTTCGCATCATGGAAGGAGATCGTCAGGCGTACAGCATCCAGTCCCAGGAGATCCTCCGCAAACAACG tctGGAGATGGAGAAGCTACgcaaggagcaggaggagttgcagaagagactgtgtgtgtcgGACAGTGACGCTCACAGGCTGAGTGATGACCAGAATGGCCGGCGACTGCGTTCACTCCTGACCCAGGGCAATGAGCTGCAGGAGGAACTGGAGCAGGAGCGCCGCAGTCagacagagctggagaaagag ATACTGAATGTTGAAAAGAAACTGGCCGAGCTGAGAAAAGGAGAGGTCAGTGCCTCGAGTACCCAGCAGTCTCTAGTGCGACACACCCGGAAGGCCACTTGCACACTGGAGAACAAACTGGACCGG GCTCTTGTTCGCTTTAACCAGCAGCTGACCCGGAACAGGCACCTGCGGGAGGAGTTGGAGACCCTGCGGGTGGAGAGACTGCGCTTCCAGCAGCTCTACCACAAGCTGGACAAG GAGCTGCAGGAGGTTCGGAGGGAAGCAGGCGATGTCATCAGCACATCGACAGCAGCTTATGATGCCAG ATTGGAGGCCCAGtcgaagatgatgatgatgaaggagaAGGCCGTGAAAGACCTGGCACAGTACAGCTCAGAAGTAAAGGAGCTTGAGAGGGTGATCACCCATGAGCGGCACCTCAGAGAGTTCATGACCACCAAGTCCAAAGAAAGAAGTAACCGTGGCAACACGCAGGAGCTCATTCGTAGACAAG aaCTGAAGGCGCAGCAGAGGGCAGACTCTGGGGAGGAAAGCATGGAAACACTCGAGGACGTTTTCCAGCGTATTCAGAAGGTGACAGAAGAGGAGGATCTGGAAAAACTGGTGAACCGATTCCTTCAGG TTGAGGATAAGAACTTTGCTCTCTTCAATTATGTAAATGAGCAGAACACACAAGCTGAAACTTTGCGGGATGAAATCAGCCAG ATcaaagaggagatggagaggtTTCGGGTGGAGGGTGTGAGGCAGGTGGAGGAGCATCACATGGCCCTgaagcaggtggaggagcagcagagggaggcagagtCTCACGCCCTGGAGTACGAAGCCCAGGCCAACATCATCGGCAAAGTTCTCGATCAGATCAAAACAG GAGTGAACAGCATCTTCATTAAGATCAACTGCGACCACGCGATGGTGGACGACTGGCTGGACTCTTCGTCCAGGATCAGAGACAGCAGTATCATGAGCTACCTGAGTCTGGTGGAACAGAGGACCAGCCAGCTGCTTACACTGCAGGCCTTTCTCAACTCCAAG GACCTGGAGAAGGATTATGACCCAAAGATGGTGGCTCAGTGCCTGCTGGGACAGAATCCAGAGCTGCAGAAAGAGACAGCTGTCATTCGGCCTGCTGGTACTGG GGAAGACAATGACTCTGAAGAGTCACTGTTCACAGATGAGGATGACCGGCCTTTGACCCAGGAAGAACTTCGGCAGCGTATCATGAATATC GTTCTTCGTAAAGAAGGAGGATTCTCTGCTGAGAGAGGCAAAGAGGAAAAATTTTCCAAACTCGGCACTCTCACCAGCCAAAGACACCACTCTCTAGAGCTTTGA
- the si:ch211-222l21.1 gene encoding prothymosin alpha isoform X2 yields the protein MADTAVDTTTAPEITAKELKEKKDAVEEVEEVAKENGSGDAPANGSGTTTNGASHEETNKEEKEAEEPSEQESAVEKAAEDEADSQAVKRPADEEESVETKKQKTDENGESTEAEVKA from the exons ATGGCCGATACTGCTGTAGATACGACCACTGCCCCAGAGATTACTGCAAAG gagctgaaggaaaaaaaagacgCGGTAGAAGAGGTCGAGGAGGTCGCGAAAGAGAACGGCAGTGGGGATGCACCTGCCAATGGCAGTGGAACAACA acCAACGGTGCTTCTCATGAAGAAACCaacaaagaggaaaaggaaGCTGAGGAGC CCTCAGAGCAGGAGAGTGCCGTGGAGAAGGCTGCGGAAGATGAGGCAGATAGTCAGGCGGTGAAACGTCCAGCGGATGAAGAG GAGTCAgttgaaacaaagaaacagaagacagatGAGAATGGAGAGTCCACGGAAGCTGAAGTGAAAGCCTAA
- the slc45a1 gene encoding proton-associated sugar transporter A isoform X2, with product MMSSPGMGTPSDPLLTSPGGDRFGAAQDGAWRPTISKTSSFPTSTTRHLSHRANSFQRQPKCRKLIRPSPPPPPNTPCPLDQLDLSGLPPRRTFPELLFNGCILFGIEFSYAMETAYVTPVLLQMGLPDQFYSLVWFISPILGFLLQPILGAWSDRCTSRFGRRRPFILALAIGALLGLTLVLNGRDIGSALADTAVNHKWGIVLTICGVVLMDFSADSADNPSHAYMMDVCSPEDQDRGLNIHALLAGLGGGFGYIVGGVNWDHTEFGVWMGGQLRVIYLFTSITLMATTALTLTSIPERPLPQNHTLNKSPRNLKSPSLPLPPSPPAPTGAATHPEEEEEEEYEDLYSYQFSGRRYPDSLGHSSSANARLCAGLTSPISPLSPLTPKYGSFISRENTLMGLNEFASSLGTSYIDSVLIDCYTGQQTPQLLEPESVAPPVPPGDTPIAHESEPMDTPTLTCDLQQRESLQKTGSMQGTRWLQVNEEAQAAECLGQSETLDATAALPAFGGLQRGGASGILKRPQSLALMDEPLPGPSSGLENGRRRTVTFSQQVANILLNGMRYDSNLCDSTDTIDTQMSMKLLCIAIYRMPPSLRSLCTNHFLGWLSFEGMLLFYTDFMGEVVFGGDPKAAHDSEAYQRYNAGVTMGCWGMCIYAFSAAFYSAILEKLEEHFSLRTLYVFAYLAFGLGTGLTTLSTNVYVVLSLCVTYGVLFSSLCTLPYSLLCEYYQSPQFCGSSVDGTRRGMGVDISLLSCQYFLAQILVSVAMGPLTSLVGGAQGVMYFASLMSFVGCLYSSLCVVYQLPPPEGRADVGTRL from the exons ATGATGTCGTCTCCTGGAATGGGTACCCCCAGTGACCCCCTTTTAACCAGTCCCGGGGGGGACCGGTTTGGGGCGGCCCAAGATGGCGCCTGGAGACCAACCATATCCAAGACCTCGAGCTTCCCGACGTCCACCACACGGCACCTCAGCCACAGAGCTAACAGCTTCCAGAGACAGCCAAAGTGTCGGAAGCTGATCCGACCGTCTCCACCTCCGCCCCCCAACACGCCATGCCCCCTGGACCAGCTGGACCTCAGCGGACTGCCGCCCCGACGCACCTTCCCGGAGCTGCTCTTCAACGGCTGCATCCTGTTCGGCATCGAGTTCAGCTACGCCATGGAGACAGCATACGTCACCCCTGTGCTCCTCCAGATGGGCCTTCCAGATCAATTCTACAGCCTTGTGTGGTTCATCAGTCCCATATTAG GGTTCTTACTTCAGCCCATCCTTGGGGCGTGGAGCGATCGGTGCACATCACGCTTTGGCCGGCGGAGACCTTTTATCTTGGCCTTAGCCATCG GCGCTCTGCTTGGTCTAACCTTGGTGTTGAATGGGCGGGACATTGGATCAGCATTGGCAGACACTGCTGTCAATCACAAGTGGGGCATTGTGCTGACAATTTGTGGCGTGGTTCTAATGGACTTCAGTGCAGACTCTGCTGATAACCCTAGCCACGCCTACATGATGGATGTGTGCAGTCCAGAAGACCAGGACAGGGGCCTCAACATCCATGCTTTACTCGCAG GTCTGGGTGGTGGATTTGGATACATCGTGGGCGGAGTAAACTGGGACCACACTGAGTTTGGGGTTTGGATGGGAGGTCAGCTTCGGGTCATTTACCTGTTCACTAGCATAACCCTGATGGCCACCACAGCTTTGACCCTCACGAGTATACCTGAGCGACCTCTTCCACAAAACCACACCCTGAACAAAAGCCCCAGGAACTTGAAGAGCCCGAGCCTTCCCCTGCCCCCATCTCCTCCTGCCCCCACCGGAGCTGCCACCCACccagaagaggaggaagaagaggagtaCGAAGACCTGTACAGTTACCAGTTCTCTGGCCGCAGGTATCCGGACTCCTTGGGGCACTCAAGCAGTGCCAACGCGAGGCTATGTGCCGGGCTCACCAGTCCCATCTCCCCTCTCAGCCCGTTAACACCAAAATACGGAAGCTTTATCAGCCGAGAAAACACGCTCATGGGCCTCAATGAGTTTGCCTCATCTCTGGGAACGTCGTACATCGACAGTGTTCTGATTGACTGCTACACTGGGCAGCAGACGCCCCAACTACTGGAGCCCGAATCAGTAGCCCCACCCGTTCCCCCCGGAGACACCCCCATTGCTCATGAGTCTGAGCCGATGGATACGCCCACTCTGACATGTGATTTGCAGCAAAGAGAATCATTGCAAAAGACCGGCAGCATGCAGGGAACCCGTTGGTTACAGGTGAATGAAGAGGCACAAGCTGCCGAATGTTTGGGGCAGAGTGAGACGTTGGACGCCACTGCAGCTCTGCCAGCCTTTGGAGGGCTACAGAGGGGAGGAGCCTCCGGCATCCTGAAACGCCCTCAGAGTCTGGCCTTAATGGACGAGCCGTTACCTGGGCCCAGCAGCGGCCTGGAGAACGGACGCAGGCGGACGGTCACGTTCAGTCAACAG GTAGCAAACATCCTCCTGAATGGGATGCGCTATGACAGTAACCTATGTGACAGCACTGACACTATAGACACTCAGATGTCTATGAAGCTACTCTGCATCGCCATCTACAGGATGCCCCCATCACTACGCAGCCTGTGCACCAACCACTTCCTGG GCTGGTTATCCTTCGAGGGGATGCTGCTTTTCTATACAGACTTCATGGGGGAGGTGGTGTTTGGGGGTGACCCCAAAGCGGCCCACGACTCCGAAGCGTACCAGCGCTACAATGCCGGCGTCACCATGGGTTGCTGGGgcatgtgcatatatgcattCAGTGCTGCTTTTTATTCAG CTATcctggagaagctggaggagcACTTCTCGCTGCGCACGCTGTACGTCTTCGCCTACCTGGCATTCGGCCTGGGCACCGGCCTCACCACGCTCTCCACCAACGTGTACGTGgtgctctccctctgtgtcaccTATGGAGTGCTCTTCTCTTCCCTCTGCACCCTGCCTTACTCACTGCTCTGTGAGTACTACCAAAGCCCACAG TTCTGTGGCTCGTCAGTGGATGGGACTAGACGAGGGATGGGAGTAGACATCTCTCTACTAAGCTGCCAGTACTTCCTGGCCCAGATTTTGGTCTCTGTGGCGATGGGGCCTCTGACCTCACTGGTGGGCGGGGCCCAGGGCGTGATGTACTTTGCCAGCCTGATGTCGTTTGTAGGCTGCCTGTATTCCtcgctgtgtgtggtgtaccAGCTGCCACCTCCAGAGG GCAGAGCAGACGTTGGGACTCGGCTGTGA